Proteins encoded in a region of the Panicum hallii strain FIL2 chromosome 3, PHallii_v3.1, whole genome shotgun sequence genome:
- the LOC112887680 gene encoding obtusifoliol 14-alpha demethylase-like, which produces MDVTNSAVWFTMSFVLIAAIAIKIAKGRTMFGSSRCTMPTPPVVDGISLIRFLHMLLTKGLRATIHDQHKRMGSVFTISFFGQKLTFLVGPEILSHFYQGPDSEISHGNMLDFMIPMFGKEVGYGVDFTTRYEQIRFYIDALTRPSKLRVHVGPMIQEVEGYFAKWGQDGIIDLKHEFSMLLMLISSRCLLGKEVRNKMFDEIHTLFHELDSNGMSLSSVLFPYAPTPANRRRDRARSKLSEIFTEIVRSRRCSNQVEEDVLQNLIDAKYKDGRSTTEGEVTGMIMLLIFGGKHTSTAATTWTGARLLSSERSLTAVAEEQKQIVRKYGEHIDYNVLLEMETLRCSIKEALRMHPPAAADFRKVHKNFTVETKEGHKYEIPRGHTVASPILFNSNLPHIYKDPDVYDPSRFGRERQEDKIGGKFTYAAFSCGRHTCAGEAYTYMQIKAIWSHLLRNFELKLIYPFPETDWGKLMPEPKGKVMVSYKRRPLPIN; this is translated from the exons ATGGATGTAACAAATAGTGCTGTGTGGTTCACAATGTCTTTTGTTCTCATTGCTGCAATAGCCATAAAGATTGCAAAAGGAAGAACTATGTTTGGCTCAAGCAGATGCACTATGCCAACTCCACCTGTCGTTGATGGCATATCTCTCATACGATTTTTACATATGCTCCTTACAAAGGGTCTACGAGCAACGATCCATGATCAACATAAAAGGATGGGGAGTGTTTTCACAATAAGTTTCTTTGGACAGAAGCTAACATTCTTGGTTGGACCAGAGATCTTAAGTCATTTTTATCAAGGACCAGACTCAGAGATCAGTCATGGTAATATGCTTGACTTCATGATACCCATGTTTGGCAAAGAGGTAGGCTATGGTGTAGATTTTACCACCAGATATGAGCAGATCCGCTTCTACATTGATGCATTAACACGTCCTTCGAAGTTGAGGGTGCATGTTGGTCCCATGATTCAAGAAGTCGAG GGTTACTTTGCAAAATGGGGACAAGATGGCATAATTGATTTAAAACATGAGTTCAGTATGTTACTCATGCTGATATCAAGTCGGTGTCTACTTGGAAAGGAGGTTCGGAATAAGATGTTTGATGAGATCCACACTTTGTTTCATGAGCTCGACAGTAATGGCATGTCCCTATCAAGTGTTTTGTTCCCATATGCCCCAACTCCAGCGAACCGTAGGCGTGACAGAGCGCGCTCCAAGCTCTCAGAAATATTCACTGAGATCGTGAGGTCTCGGAGGTGCTCCAATCAAGTCGAGGAAGATGTGTTGCAAAACTTGATAGATGCCAAGTATAAAGATGGCCGCTCCACAACTGAAGGAGAGGTCACGGGTATGATCATGCTCTTAATCTTTGGTGGAAAGCACACAAGCACAGCTGCTACTACGTGGACCGGAGCTCGCCTACTTAGCAGCGAAAGATCCTTGACAGCGGTGGCTGAGGAGCAAAAACAAATTGTTAGAAAATACGGGGAGCATATAGACTACAATGTACTGTTAGAGATGGAGACCCTACGTTGTAGCATCAAGGAAGCACTACGGATGCACCCTCCAGCAGCAGCAGATTTTCGGAAGGTACACAAAAACTTCACGGTAGAAACCAAAGAAGGCCACAAGTATGAGATCCCAAGAGGGCATACCGTGGCAAGCCCGATACTATTTAACAGTAACCTACCTCACATTTACAAGGATCCTGATGTGTATGACCCATCCCGTTTCGGCCGTGAAAGGCAGGAGGACAAAATTGGTGGTAAATTCACTTATGCAGCATTTAGTTGTGGACGACACACTTGTGCTGGTGAGGCTTATACTTACATGCAAATTAAGGCGATATGGAGCCATTTGCTCAGGAACTTTGAGCTTAAGTTGATATATCCTTTCCCTGAGACAGATTGGGGCAAGTTAATGCCAGAGCCTAAAGGGAAAGTGATGGTAAGTTATAAGAGACGGCCACTGCCTATCAACTAG